Proteins co-encoded in one Quercus robur chromosome 8, dhQueRobu3.1, whole genome shotgun sequence genomic window:
- the LOC126695371 gene encoding peroxidase 3-like, which translates to MGGIRCFGIAILVLIGFLGSTKAQLQLGFYSKNCPKAEKIIQDFVNQHIHNAPSLAAALIRMHFHDCFVRGCDASLLLNSTSNNQAEKVATPNLTVRGFDFIDRVKSLVEAECPGIVSCADIIALVARDSIVATGGPFWRVPTGRRDGTISNRSEALNDIPPPTGNFSTLQTLFSNVGLNLTDLVLLSGAHTIGVSHCSSFSARLYNFTGVGDQDPALDSEYAANLKAKKCTNPNDNTTIVEMDPGSRKTFDLSYYSNLLKRRGLFQSDSALTTNPTTKTFVTQLLQGPIQNFYDEFAKSMEKMGRINVKTGSTGEIRKQCAVVNS; encoded by the exons ATGGGGGGGATAAGATGTTTTGGGATAGCAATCTTAGTTCTTATTGGATTTCTAGGCTCAACAAAAGCTCAACTGCAGTTGGGTTTTTACTCTAAGAACTGCCCAAAAGCTGAGAAGATTATTCAAGACTTTGTTAACCAGCACATCCACAATGCTCCATCATTGGCAGCTGCCCTCATAAGAATGCACTTCCATGACTGCTTTGTCAGG GGGTGTGATGCATCTTTGCTTCTGAACTCAACCTCAAATAACCAAGCGGAAAAGGTTGCTACTCCAAATCTGACAGTCAGAGGTTTTGACTTCATTGACAGAGTGAAGAGCCTAGTTGAAGCTGAATGTCCTGGCATAGTTTCTTGTGCAGATATCATTGCTTTGGTTGCAAGAGATTCTATTGTGGCCACG GGAGGTCCATTTTGGAGAGTCCCAACTGGTCGAAGAGATGGGACAATCTCTAATAGGTCAGAAGCCTTGAACGACATCCCACCTCCAACTGGAAACTTCTCCACTCTCCAGACACTATTTTCCAACGTGGGTCTTAACTTAACTGACCTGGTCTTGCTCTCAG GTGCTCACACCATTGGTGTGTCTCATTGTTCATCATTTTCAGCTCGTCTGTATAATTTCACTGGTGTGGGTGATCAGGACCCAGCTCTAGACTCTGAATATGCTGCCAATCTCAAGGCAAAAAAGTGTACAAATCCTAATGACAATACCACAATAGTTGAGATGGACCCTGGAAGTCGCAAAACATTTGACCTTAGCTACTACTCAAATCTACTTAAAAGACGAGGTCTGTTCCAATCCGATTCTGCTTTAACTACAAACCCCACAACTAAGACTTTCGTCACCCAACTACTTCAAGGACCAATTCAAAATTTCTATGATGAATTTGCCAAGTCCATGGAGAAAATGGGCCGTATCAATGTCAAGACTGGGTCAACCGGTGAGATTAGGAAGCAATGTGCAGTAGTGAATAGctag
- the LOC126695373 gene encoding peroxidase 3-like produces the protein MGGIICFGIAILVLLGFLGSTQAQLQLGFYSKKCPKAEKIIQDFVNQHIHNAPSLAAALLRMHFHDCFVRGCDASLLLNSTSNNQAEKDATPNLTLRGFHFIDRVKSLVEAECPGIVSCADITALVARDSVVATGGPFWRVPTGRRDGTISNSSEALSNLPPPNGTFSILQTRFSNQGLNLNDMVLLSGAHTIGVSHCSSFSARLYDFTGVGDQDPALEPEYAANLAKKCTNPNDNTTIVEMDPGSSKTFDLSYYSLLLKRRGLFQSDAALATNPTTRTIVTQLLQGPIQNFYDGFAMSMEKMGRINVKTGSTGEIRKQCAVVNS, from the exons ATGGGGgggataatatgttttgggatAGCAATCTTAGTTCTTTTAGGATTTCTAGGCTCAACACAAGCTCAACTGCAGTTGGGTTTTTACTCTAAGAAATGCCCAAAAGCTGAGAAGATTATTCAAGACTTTGTTAACCAGCACATCCACAATGCTCCATCATTGGCAGCTGCCCTCTTAAGGATGCACTTCCATGACTGCTTTGTCAGG GGGTGTGATGCATCTTTGCTTCTGAATTCAACCTCAAATAACCAAGCGGAAAAGGATGCTACTCCAAATCTGACACTCAGAGGTTTTCACTTCATTGACAGAGTGAAGAGCCTAGTTGAAGCTGAATGTCCTGGCATAGTTTCTTGTGCAGATATCACTGCTTTGGTTGCAAGAGATTCTGTTGTAGCCACA GGAGGTCCATTTTGGAGAGTCCCAACTGGTCGAAGAGATGGGACAATCTCTAATTCGTCAGAAGCCTTGAGCAACCTCCCACCTCCTAATGGAACCTTCTCCATTCTCCAGACACGATTTTCCAACCAGGGTCTTAACTTAAATGACATGGTCTTGCTCTCAG GTGCTCACACCATTGGTGTATCTCATTGTTCATCATTTTCTGCCCGTCTGTATGATTTCACTGGTGTGGGTGATCAGGACCCAGCTCTAGAACCTGAATATGCTGCCAATCTGGCAAAAAAGTGTACAAATCCTAATGATAATACCACAATAGTTGAGATGGACCCTGGAAGTAGCAAAACATTTGACCTTAGCTACTACTCACTTCTACTTAAAAGACGAGGTCTGTTCCAATCCGATGCAGCTTTAGCTACGAACCCCACAACTAGGACTATCGTCACCCAACTACTTCAAGGACCGATTCAAAATTTCTATGATGGATTTGCCATGTCCATGGAGAAAATGGGTCGTATCAATGTTAAGACCGGGTCAACCGGTGAGATTAGGAAGCAATGTGCAGTAGTGAAtagctag
- the LOC126695375 gene encoding ATP synthase subunit 9, mitochondrial-like: MLEGAKSMGAKTATIASAGAVVGIGNLFSSLIHSMAQNSSLAKELFGYAILGIALTKAIASFASMMAFFISFVF; encoded by the coding sequence ATGTTAGAAGGTGCAAAATCAATGGGTGCTAAAACTGCTACAATTGCTTCAGCGGGAGCTGTTGTTGGTATTGGAAACTTGTTCAGTTCTTTGATCCATTCTATGGCACAAAATTCATCATTGGCTAAAGAATTATTTGGTTATGCCATTTTGGGAATTGCTCTAACCAAAGCTATTGCATCGTTTGCCTCAATGATGgccttttttatttcatttgtaTTCTAA